The nucleotide sequence GCCGAGTCCCGCCGCCCGCGCGCCACGCACCTGTCCCGCCTGCGCACCCTGCTGCGCTACGCCACCGTGCGCGATGACGCCGACAACCAGCACGAGGGCTACACCACGCTGGAGCGCATGGACGGCGCCACCCACTACAACCAGTGGCTGGCCCGCCGCTTCCGCGAGCACCTGGGCCGCCGCGTGCTGGAGATTGGCGCCGGCATCGGCACGATTACGCGCGAGCTGGAGTCCGGCCTGGAGCTGCTCATCGCGCTGGAGGTGGACCGCTTCTACGTGGACCGCCTGAAGAACCTCTTCCGCGGCAAGCCCCACGTGCGCCCCTACCTGTCCGACGTGGCGCTGGCGGACTGGGAGTCCCTGAAGACGGAGAAGCTGGACACCATCGTCCTCTCCAACGTGCTGGAGCACATCCCCGACGACGCCTCGGCGGTGCGGCGCTTCCGGCAGATTCTGGCCCCTGGCGGCCGGGTGGTCATCCTCGTCCCGGCGCTGCCGCAGCTCTTCGGCGCCATCGACGAGGCCGTGGGCCACCACCGCCGCTACACGCCCGCCACGCTGCGCGCCGTGCTGGAGGAGAACGGCTTCGCGGTGGAGAAGCTGGAGTGGATGAACCTCGTCGGCATGCCGGGCTGGTTCGTCAACAGCCGCCTGCTGCGCCGCCGCGCCGTGCCGAAGCTGCAGCTCAAGCTCTACGACACGCTGGCGCCCCTGTTCGCCCAGGCCGAGTCCCTGGTGAAGCTGCCCGTGGGCATGAGCCTCTTCGCCGTGGCCCGCGTCACCGGGAGCGATGCGTGACACCGGCCCGCGGCGCTGGCGACGGCCCGCGCGGCGGAAGCCCCCACGCCCCGAGCCCGACACCCCCTGGAGGCAGGACCCACGGATGAGCGCCGCCCCCCAGTCCACCGCTTCCGGAGCGCCCTCGCCGCCCGACGCGCCCTCCCGCGCCTCCGAGCGCCCCGTGGCCACGGCGGCCGGTGCGCCCCGGGCGGTGTGGGCCGCGCTCGCGGCACTGTACGTGCTGCTGTTCCCGTACCACCCGGGCCTGCGCTCGCCCAACGAGCTGTGCCGGCTGTGGCAGACGCGCGCGCTGGTGGAGTACGGCACGCTCGACATCAACGGCGCGCTGCGCGACTACGGCTACGTCGGTGACTTGTCCGTGAAGGACGGGAAGTACTACCCCAGCAAGGCGCCGCTGCTGTCCTTCGCCGCCGTGCCGCTGTACGCCACCCTGCGCGCCGTGGGTGGAGGCCACCGCCACGCCGTGCCGGAGGTGCCGCTCGTCTTCTTCTCGCGCCTCTTCCTCACCGTGCTGCCCACGCTGTTCCTGCTGTGGCTGGTGCGCCGCTACCTGCGCGCGCACCTGGAGGCGCCCGTGGCGGACGCGCTCACGGTGACGTACGGGCTGGGCTCGCTGGCCTTCAGCTACTCGCTGCTCTTCATGAGCCACCAGACGACGGCGGTGCTGCTCTTCGCCGGCTTCTACGCGCTGTGGCGGTGCGCGCGCGGCGACTGGCGGGAGCGGGGCTACGTGCTGGCGGGCGCGTGCGCCGGGGCCACCGTGGCCGCCGAGTACACCGGCGCGCTCGGCGTGCTGGGCCTCGTGCTGTACGCGGTGCTCACCGTCCTCTTCCAGCCCCTCCCCGCGCGCGAGCGCCTCCGGCGCCTGGGCCGCGCCGCGGGCCTGGCCACGCTGGGCGCGCTGCCCTTCGTGGTGGCGCTGGCGCTCTACCACCAGGCCACCTTCGGCCACCCGCTGACGACGGGCTACAAGTACCTCAACGACGCGGCCTACCAGCCGTGGCACCTGGGCGGCTTCCTCGGCATCCGCACGCCGGACCCGCGCGCCTTCGCCCTGTCCTTCTTCTCGCCGCTGCGCGGCCTGTTCACCCTGTCCCCCTTCCTGCTGCTGGCGCCGCCGGGGCTGATCCTCATGTTGCGGCGGCGGGGGCTGACGGCGGAGGCGCGCGCGGTGGGGTGGATGGGCGTGGCGCTGCTGGCCGGCTACACGTACTTCACCTCGTCGTTCTCCTATGACTCGTGGGGCTGGACGACGGGGCCGCGCCACCTCACCGGGCTGGTGCCCTTCCTCCTGCTGCCCGCGGGGCTGTGGCTGGAGCGGCTGCGCGCGTCCGGGCGGACATGGGCGCCGGGCGCGGCGGCCATGCTGTGCGCGGCGTCCGTCCTCACCACCGGCGTGGCCACCTTCGTCAACTACATCCCCGACGACGTCTCCAACGCCGTGGGAGGGCTGGCGCTGCCGCTGCTGGGCGCGGGCTTCTTCCCCCCGGGCGTGGTGTCCTTCCTCGGCCTCCCCCAGCCGC is from Pyxidicoccus trucidator and encodes:
- a CDS encoding bifunctional glycosyltransferase/class I SAM-dependent methyltransferase codes for the protein MTPALSFVLPYTPGNADTAARFARELSRTAEVVLAGEGPVEVTPGPRLHVLTVQGGKGAAIRAALSRVTGAVTVLQDPDTAWSPDVYDTLVGPIHADTADAVFGRRSRPGLKGLAPEQLADRALGHVTRFVTDVALADPLTNLRAFRTEALRSVTLTSDDDAVDAELVVKLAAQLFRLTEVALPPVQAESRRPRATHLSRLRTLLRYATVRDDADNQHEGYTTLERMDGATHYNQWLARRFREHLGRRVLEIGAGIGTITRELESGLELLIALEVDRFYVDRLKNLFRGKPHVRPYLSDVALADWESLKTEKLDTIVLSNVLEHIPDDASAVRRFRQILAPGGRVVILVPALPQLFGAIDEAVGHHRRYTPATLRAVLEENGFAVEKLEWMNLVGMPGWFVNSRLLRRRAVPKLQLKLYDTLAPLFAQAESLVKLPVGMSLFAVARVTGSDA